One genomic window of Cannabis sativa cultivar Pink pepper isolate KNU-18-1 chromosome 2, ASM2916894v1, whole genome shotgun sequence includes the following:
- the LOC133034002 gene encoding uncharacterized protein LOC133034002 produces the protein MTAGNQVCHWSKQVWLRMNIPKHSFVLWLAVQDRLKTRQRLVRFQIATDAKCILCNESDETTEHLYFCCKYSKECLEQVKAWLGWGATTKSLQEIIRWLNRAKKSKFRKAVYAAATAALVYHIWRTKNCILWQGNNTQMIQEVKWQVKTRITCVMPKTVAQIDYDWFDSL, from the coding sequence ATGACAGCAGGAAATCAAGTTTGTCACTGGAGTAAACAGGTGTGGTTGAGGATGAACATACCAAAGCATAGCTTTGTGCTTTGGCTAGCTGTGCAAGACAGGTTAAAGACCAGGCAAAGATTGGTCAGATTTCAGATTGCAACAGATGCAAAATGCATTCTTTGCAATGAATCTGATGAAACAACCGAGCACTTGTATTTCTGCTGCAAATACTCGAAGGAGTGTCTTGAACAAGTCAAGGCATGGCTCGGCTGGGGTGCTACAACCAAATCACTGCAAGAGATCATTAGGTGGTTAAATAGAGCCAAGAAATCCAAGTTCAGAAAGGCTGTATATGCGGCTGCTACTGCAGCTTTAGTCTATCATATTTGGAGAACCAAGAACTGCATTTTATGGCAGGGAAACAATACTCAAATGATTCAAGAAGTGAAGTGGCAAGTAAAAACTAGGATCACTTGTGTGATGCCTAAAACAGTAGCTCAAATAGATTATGACTGGTTTGATTCTTTGTAA